In Lineus longissimus chromosome 7, tnLinLong1.2, whole genome shotgun sequence, a genomic segment contains:
- the LOC135490804 gene encoding meiosis expressed gene 1 protein homolog: MSVGINISGARRGFSAHLTPCDCPRPKSMFRPSKWNEDVEEAYRFQLAGYRDEKEYAAIHANLNDLMRWEHNGFIKRLKRKMDGYFYYYNKGRECTDKDVHKCKMYVY, from the exons ATGTCTGTCGGCATTAACATATCCGGTGCTAGAAGG GGCTTCAGTGCTCATTTGACTCCATGTGACTGCCCTCGACCAAAGTCGATGTTCCGGCCATCAAAGTGGAATGAAGATGTAGAAGAAGCCTACCGGTTCCAACTCGCTGGATACAGAGATGAAAAAGAATATGCAGCCATCCACGCAAATCTTAATGAT CTCATGAGATGGGAGCACAATGGATTCATCAAGCGGTTGAAACGGAAAATGGATGGCTATTTCTATTACTACAACAAAGGCCGCGAATGTACTGATAAAGATGTGCACAAGTGTAAAATGTATGTGTATTAA